The Rhodothermus marinus DSM 4252 DNA segment TTGCCACAGGACGTTGCGGCACACCGCGACGATCCCGCCTATATCCACGATCGTGTCCGGCGCCACATCGCAGCCGTGGCCGGTCACTCGGGGCTTCGCGGCAAACTGCGCGACTGGGATGTGCTCAACGAACCGGCACACCTGACTGCGCTTCGCGATGTATTTGACGGATGGGGGCCATACCGGCGGGGCGAGGACTTCTACGTGGATGTTTTTCGCTGGGCAAAAGCCGCCGATTCTTCGGCGCGGCTTTTCATCAACGAGTTCAACATCATCAACAACTACGCCAACGAAGGGGCAACGCGCGCCTACTACAAACAGATCATCGCAGAATTGCTGGCACAGGGTGCTCCGCTGGAAGGCATCGGAATCCAGAGCCATTTTACGGTACCGTTGCCGAGCATGACCGAGGTCAAGGCGGCGCTCGATTCTCTGGCGGCCTTCGGGTTACCGCTTTCCATCACAGAATATGACGTGCGGGGCGCCTCCGAGCAGGCGGAAGCTTCGTTCATGGAGGATTTTCTGACGATGGTCTTCAGCCATCCGGCCGTCGAGAGCTTTATCATGTGGGGGTTCTGGGATGGCGCGCACTGGCGCGACGATGCGCCTCTTTTCCGAGAAGACTGGACGCTGAAGCCTTCGGGTAAGGTCTTCCTTGATCTGGTTTTCAATCGCTGGTGGACCGACACGACCGGCGTAACCGGACCGGATGGCTCCTGGACGGTTCGGGGATTTCTGGGGGATTACGAAGTGACCGTACGGCATGAAGACCTCCGGGCAGACCGCGAAATGTCGCTTCGGAGCAGGTCCGACGCGTCCAGGGTCACGGTGGTGCTGGGAGCGACCGGGGAGCTGATGCGATCTCGACCGAAGGGGAGA contains these protein-coding regions:
- a CDS encoding endo-1,4-beta-xylanase — encoded protein: MWATQSSSRGGWLGRLCRVTWAFQLGLLLLGNAPVIAQSWRAAALQRIEQYRKGTIRVQVLDPDGRPVEGAQVHVRMRRHAFGFGTAVSFGLVLGPHAHPVYRARLEDLTGDGRTFNMATPENALKWPWWEAERPIPNAQKIEVIDWLRALGYEIRGHNLLWPDWRWLPQDVAAHRDDPAYIHDRVRRHIAAVAGHSGLRGKLRDWDVLNEPAHLTALRDVFDGWGPYRRGEDFYVDVFRWAKAADSSARLFINEFNIINNYANEGATRAYYKQIIAELLAQGAPLEGIGIQSHFTVPLPSMTEVKAALDSLAAFGLPLSITEYDVRGASEQAEASFMEDFLTMVFSHPAVESFIMWGFWDGAHWRDDAPLFREDWTLKPSGKVFLDLVFNRWWTDTTGVTGPDGSWTVRGFLGDYEVTVRHEDLRADREMSLRSRSDASRVTVVLGATGELMRSRPKGRKPEVVPGDGTPVRSRRDRVAAAGLNRPGPLRLYLNSGN